The following are encoded together in the Geobacter sulfurreducens PCA genome:
- a CDS encoding CvpA family protein encodes MGLLDILLWGVVLAFAVKGVLKGLVREVCSLLGFVVGGWAAFSFHPAVGGVLVSMIHLPARISSAVAFVVIFLGAALLFYLLGHFLTVVMSITLLGGVNRVGGAVFGLLEGAFLLSIILYLASAPPVPAGLRTWLVRSATARAFIDAGKGMAEGWRGSHGSEAQTPQIRAKDVKHPRR; translated from the coding sequence ATGGGCCTTCTCGATATCCTGCTCTGGGGCGTAGTACTGGCATTTGCCGTCAAAGGGGTTCTCAAGGGGCTCGTCCGCGAGGTGTGTTCCCTGCTCGGATTTGTGGTTGGAGGATGGGCGGCGTTCTCCTTCCATCCCGCCGTCGGCGGGGTTCTTGTCTCCATGATTCATCTGCCCGCCCGCATTTCGTCCGCCGTGGCGTTTGTCGTCATTTTTCTGGGAGCTGCCCTTCTTTTTTACCTTCTTGGCCATTTTCTCACCGTGGTGATGTCGATTACGCTGCTCGGCGGGGTCAACCGGGTTGGCGGTGCCGTGTTCGGTTTGCTGGAAGGGGCATTTCTCCTCAGTATCATTCTCTACCTAGCCAGCGCGCCGCCTGTGCCGGCGGGGCTCCGGACATGGCTTGTCCGCTCGGCGACGGCGCGGGCGTTCATCGACGCCGGAAAAGGGATGGCCGAGGGGTGGCGCGGAAGCCATGGGTCGGAAGCTCAGACCCCGCAAATACGGGCTAAAGATGTCAAACATCCCCGACGATAA
- a CDS encoding GatB/YqeY domain-containing protein, translating to MLRDRLNEEMKAAMKARDEVRLSAIRLVRSSVKNREIEARRELSEQEVTEVVSSLVKQRRESIRMFGEAGRTDLVEKEERELQVLLGFLPQQLTREEIGGLVASAIAETGAQGVKDMGRVMKALMPHVAGRADGSLVSAIVKEQLA from the coding sequence ATGTTGAGGGATCGCCTGAACGAGGAGATGAAAGCGGCCATGAAGGCCAGGGATGAGGTGCGACTTTCCGCCATCCGCCTCGTTCGCTCTTCGGTGAAGAACCGTGAGATCGAGGCGCGGCGTGAACTCTCCGAACAGGAAGTGACGGAAGTCGTTTCATCCCTCGTCAAACAACGCCGGGAATCGATCCGGATGTTCGGCGAGGCCGGACGTACCGACCTCGTGGAAAAAGAAGAGCGGGAGCTTCAGGTTCTGCTCGGCTTTCTCCCCCAACAGCTCACCAGGGAGGAGATCGGGGGGCTGGTGGCCTCGGCCATTGCGGAGACCGGTGCCCAGGGCGTCAAAGACATGGGGCGGGTGATGAAGGCCCTCATGCCCCACGTGGCCGGCAGGGCTGACGGATCGCTGGTTAGTGCCATCGTGAAGGAACAGCTTGCCTAG
- the rpsU gene encoding 30S ribosomal protein S21 produces the protein MPGVKVKETESFELALKKFKKQCEKAGILSEVRKREHYEKPSIKRKKKAIAARKRAMKKQRKMMD, from the coding sequence ATGCCGGGAGTAAAGGTCAAGGAAACTGAATCGTTTGAGCTCGCGCTGAAGAAGTTTAAGAAGCAGTGTGAAAAGGCGGGAATCCTCTCCGAGGTCCGCAAGCGTGAGCACTATGAGAAGCCGAGTATCAAAAGAAAGAAAAAGGCCATTGCCGCGCGCAAGCGTGCAATGAAAAAACAGCGCAAAATGATGGACTAG
- a CDS encoding phosphoribosyl-ATP diphosphatase has protein sequence MNERDDILQAVYEVILDRKGALPESSYTASLFHKGIDKILKKVGEEATEVIIAGKGGKREEIVYETADLLFHTLVLLGHYDIAPADVYNELRRRFGTSGHAEKASRNE, from the coding sequence ATGAACGAGCGTGACGACATCCTGCAGGCAGTCTATGAGGTGATTCTCGACCGGAAAGGTGCTCTGCCCGAGAGCTCCTATACGGCGTCCCTCTTTCACAAGGGGATCGACAAGATTCTCAAGAAGGTCGGTGAAGAGGCGACGGAAGTCATTATCGCCGGTAAAGGGGGGAAGCGGGAGGAGATCGTTTACGAGACCGCTGACCTGCTTTTTCATACGCTGGTTCTTCTCGGTCATTATGATATTGCCCCGGCAGATGTGTACAATGAGCTCCGCCGTCGTTTCGGTACCTCCGGGCACGCCGAAAAGGCGAGCAGAAACGAGTAG
- the hisF gene encoding imidazole glycerol phosphate synthase subunit HisF, with protein MLTKRIIPCLDVKGGRVVKGVQFLELRDAGDPVEIAELYDRQGADELTFLDITASSDERSIIIDVVRRTAERVFMPLTVGGGVRTVDDIRNLLNAGADKVSINTAAVHRPEFVREAAERFGSQCTVVAIDARQVPGENRWEVYTHGGRNPTGIDAVEWARRMEEYGAGEILLTSMDRDGTKDGYDIPLTRAIVDAVSIPVIASGGVGNLEHLYDGFVKAGASACLAASIFHYKEYTIGEAKEYLRQRGVPVRL; from the coding sequence ATGCTGACCAAGCGGATCATCCCGTGTCTGGACGTGAAGGGCGGCCGGGTCGTCAAAGGGGTCCAGTTCCTGGAGCTGCGTGATGCCGGCGATCCGGTTGAGATCGCCGAGCTCTATGACCGCCAGGGGGCCGACGAGCTCACGTTCCTCGACATCACCGCCTCTTCCGACGAGCGGAGCATCATCATTGACGTGGTGCGCCGCACCGCCGAGCGGGTTTTCATGCCCCTCACCGTGGGTGGCGGGGTGCGGACCGTGGACGATATCCGCAATCTCCTCAACGCCGGGGCCGACAAGGTGTCCATCAACACGGCGGCGGTCCACCGGCCCGAATTCGTACGGGAAGCGGCGGAGCGCTTCGGTTCCCAGTGCACCGTGGTGGCTATCGACGCCCGGCAGGTTCCCGGCGAGAACCGCTGGGAGGTTTACACTCACGGCGGCCGCAACCCCACCGGCATCGACGCGGTGGAGTGGGCCCGTAGGATGGAGGAGTACGGCGCCGGCGAGATCCTCCTCACCAGCATGGACCGGGATGGCACCAAGGACGGCTATGACATCCCCCTGACCCGCGCCATTGTCGACGCGGTCTCCATTCCGGTCATCGCCTCCGGCGGGGTGGGAAACCTTGAGCATCTGTACGACGGCTTCGTCAAGGCAGGGGCAAGCGCCTGTCTTGCTGCGTCCATCTTTCACTATAAGGAGTACACCATCGGCGAGGCCAAGGAGTATCTCCGTCAACGGGGGGTTCCGGTCCGGTTATGA
- the hisA gene encoding 1-(5-phosphoribosyl)-5-[(5-phosphoribosylamino)methylideneamino]imidazole-4-carboxamide isomerase: MIVIPAIDLKEGKCVRLEQGLMEKDTVFCDNPADQAREWERQGAELLHIVDLDGAFAGEPKNRASIEAIVKAIAIPTQLGGGIRDIPTIEAYLSLGIGRVILGTAAQRNPELVEEACRLFPGRIVVGIDAKNGMVAVQGWAEVTGVTAVDLAKRFEGYGVAAIIYTDIARDGMMQGPNIEATRALAEAISIPVIASGGVSSLKDIENLMAIETSGIAGAITGKAVYTGAINLAEAVALTKRGGA, from the coding sequence GTGATCGTCATACCTGCCATTGACCTGAAAGAAGGAAAGTGCGTCCGCCTCGAACAGGGGCTCATGGAAAAGGATACCGTTTTCTGTGACAATCCCGCCGACCAGGCCAGGGAGTGGGAGCGCCAGGGGGCGGAGCTGCTCCACATTGTCGACCTGGACGGCGCCTTTGCCGGCGAACCCAAGAACCGCGCCTCCATCGAGGCCATCGTCAAGGCCATTGCCATCCCAACCCAGCTGGGGGGCGGCATCCGGGACATTCCCACCATCGAGGCGTATCTCTCCCTCGGCATTGGCCGGGTGATCCTCGGTACTGCGGCCCAGCGGAACCCCGAACTGGTGGAGGAGGCCTGCCGCCTCTTCCCCGGCCGGATCGTGGTGGGGATCGACGCAAAGAACGGCATGGTGGCGGTCCAGGGGTGGGCCGAGGTCACCGGCGTCACGGCGGTGGATCTGGCAAAACGGTTCGAGGGATACGGCGTCGCCGCCATCATTTACACCGACATCGCCCGGGACGGCATGATGCAGGGGCCGAACATTGAAGCGACCAGGGCTCTGGCCGAGGCGATCTCGATCCCGGTCATCGCCTCCGGAGGGGTGTCGTCCCTGAAGGATATCGAGAACCTTATGGCCATTGAGACGAGCGGCATCGCCGGCGCCATCACCGGCAAGGCGGTCTACACCGGGGCCATCAATCTGGCTGAAGCGGTAGCACTCACGAAGCGGGGAGGGGCCTGA
- the hisH gene encoding imidazole glycerol phosphate synthase subunit HisH, whose translation MTKIAIIDYGMGNLRSVQKGFEKVGFEAVVTADPKVVLEAEKIVLPGVGAFRDCMRNLEQGGFVEPILRVIREGRPFLGICVGMQLLLTDSVEFGLYQGLNVIPGHVLRFPEGMREGGEELKVPHMGWNQLSIKRRPPAFAEVEDGANVYFVHSYYEMPDDESVIAATCTYGVEFCAAIWKDNIVATQFHPEKSQAVGLSILKNFGEMK comes from the coding sequence ATGACCAAGATTGCAATTATCGACTACGGCATGGGGAATCTCCGGTCGGTCCAGAAGGGGTTCGAGAAGGTGGGCTTCGAGGCGGTTGTGACTGCCGACCCCAAGGTGGTGCTGGAGGCGGAAAAGATCGTCCTTCCCGGCGTGGGAGCCTTTCGCGACTGCATGCGCAACCTGGAGCAGGGGGGGTTCGTGGAGCCGATCCTCAGGGTGATCCGGGAGGGGCGCCCCTTTCTCGGCATCTGCGTCGGGATGCAGCTCCTCTTGACCGACAGCGTGGAGTTCGGCCTCTACCAGGGGCTGAACGTCATTCCTGGCCACGTCCTCCGTTTTCCCGAGGGGATGCGCGAAGGAGGCGAGGAACTCAAAGTCCCCCACATGGGGTGGAACCAGCTCTCCATCAAACGCCGCCCACCGGCCTTTGCCGAGGTGGAGGACGGGGCCAACGTCTATTTCGTCCATTCATACTATGAAATGCCCGACGACGAGAGTGTCATCGCCGCCACCTGCACCTACGGCGTCGAGTTCTGCGCCGCCATCTGGAAGGACAACATCGTCGCCACCCAGTTCCATCCCGAGAAGTCACAGGCGGTGGGGCTGTCCATACTCAAGAACTTCGGAGAGATGAAGTGA
- the hisB gene encoding imidazoleglycerol-phosphate dehydratase HisB: MSRKATIERVTKETQIKLSLEIDGTGEAKICTSVPFLDHMLDLFARHGLFNLQVDATGDIDIDFHHTVEDIGIVLGQALKEALGDKKGIRRYGQATVPMDETLASVAVDISGRPYLVYHVSLPKVKIGEFDVELVREFFQAVVNNLGANIHVNVMYGDNVHHIVEACFKAFARAVDQATQVDSRIQGVMSTKGKL, encoded by the coding sequence ATGTCCCGGAAAGCCACCATTGAGCGCGTCACCAAGGAAACCCAGATCAAGCTCTCCCTTGAAATAGACGGGACGGGCGAGGCGAAGATCTGTACCTCCGTGCCGTTTCTCGACCATATGCTCGACCTCTTTGCCCGCCACGGGCTCTTCAATCTTCAGGTGGACGCCACGGGGGACATCGATATCGATTTTCACCACACGGTGGAGGACATCGGCATCGTCCTCGGCCAGGCGCTCAAGGAGGCCTTGGGCGACAAGAAGGGGATCAGGCGCTACGGCCAAGCCACAGTCCCCATGGACGAAACCCTTGCCAGCGTGGCGGTGGACATCTCGGGGCGCCCCTACCTCGTCTACCACGTCTCTCTGCCCAAGGTGAAGATCGGCGAGTTTGACGTGGAACTGGTGCGGGAATTTTTTCAGGCCGTGGTAAACAACCTGGGCGCCAACATCCATGTGAACGTCATGTACGGCGACAATGTCCATCACATCGTCGAGGCGTGCTTCAAGGCGTTTGCCCGGGCCGTGGACCAGGCAACCCAGGTGGACTCCCGGATTCAGGGGGTCATGTCGACGAAGGGCAAGCTCTGA
- the hisC gene encoding histidinol-phosphate transaminase, giving the protein MLPFRSNIAAMAGYVPGYQPPDVASWIKLNTNENPYPPSPEVVKAILAELGGDGALLRTYPSASSQVLRETVGELFGFDPAWIIMANGSDEVLNNLIRAFAGEGEEIGYVHPSYSYYATLAEIQGARVRTFGLTDDLRIAGFPGRYEGKLFFLTTPNSPLGFAFPLAYIEELATRCAGVLVVDEAYADFADGDALDLVRRHENVVVTRTLSKSYSLAGMRLGFAVARPAVIAALDKIRDHYNLDRLAQAACVASLRDQTYFAGCTRLIRETREWFSAEIRTLGYEVIPSQGNFVFAAPPDRDGKRVYDGLYSRKILVRHFSDPLLAHGMRISIGTREEMEATLAALKEIG; this is encoded by the coding sequence ATGCTTCCCTTTCGCTCAAATATTGCCGCCATGGCAGGCTATGTCCCCGGTTACCAACCTCCGGACGTGGCGTCGTGGATCAAGCTGAACACCAATGAGAACCCCTATCCGCCGTCGCCCGAGGTGGTGAAGGCAATCCTGGCGGAGTTAGGGGGTGACGGGGCGCTCCTGCGCACCTATCCCAGCGCTTCGAGCCAGGTGCTGCGGGAGACCGTGGGCGAGCTGTTCGGCTTCGATCCCGCGTGGATCATCATGGCCAACGGCTCTGACGAGGTCCTCAATAACCTGATACGGGCCTTTGCCGGCGAGGGGGAGGAAATTGGCTACGTGCATCCCTCCTACTCCTACTACGCGACCCTGGCCGAAATCCAGGGGGCACGGGTGCGGACTTTCGGCCTTACGGATGACCTTCGCATTGCCGGTTTTCCCGGCCGCTACGAGGGAAAGCTCTTCTTCCTGACCACCCCGAATTCGCCGCTGGGCTTCGCTTTTCCCCTTGCCTACATCGAGGAACTGGCAACCCGCTGTGCCGGGGTCCTGGTGGTTGACGAGGCCTATGCCGATTTCGCCGACGGTGATGCCTTGGATCTGGTGCGGCGACACGAGAACGTGGTCGTGACCCGTACCCTGTCCAAGAGCTATTCCCTGGCCGGGATGCGGCTTGGTTTCGCCGTGGCCCGTCCGGCGGTGATTGCGGCCCTGGACAAGATCCGCGATCACTATAACCTTGACCGTCTCGCCCAGGCCGCCTGCGTGGCCTCCCTGCGGGATCAGACATACTTTGCCGGGTGTACCCGCCTGATCCGCGAGACCCGCGAGTGGTTTTCCGCTGAAATCCGGACGCTCGGCTACGAGGTGATCCCCTCCCAGGGGAACTTCGTGTTTGCCGCGCCGCCGGACCGTGACGGTAAACGGGTCTACGACGGCCTCTACTCCCGAAAGATCCTGGTTCGTCATTTCTCCGACCCGCTCCTGGCCCATGGCATGAGGATTTCCATCGGCACGCGGGAGGAGATGGAGGCGACTCTCGCCGCCCTGAAAGAGATTGGCTAA
- the hisD gene encoding histidinol dehydrogenase: MRFLDIRDTNFDAEFAAILARGEETGREVEQVVLDIIADVRARGDEALLEYTRRFDRLEADSVAALQVTEDEIEYAFAKVKDEEIAALKLAVERVARFHEKQKQETWLSTTEPDILLGQMVTPLERVGIYVPGGKASYPSSVIMNAVPARVAGVGEIVMVAPTPGGEINPHVLVAARLSGVDRIFRMGGAQAVAALAYGTATVPRVDKITGPGNIYVATAKKLVFGQVGIDMIAGPSEILVINDGSGTPAHIAADLLSQAEHDELASSILITTDRGFGEQVATEVERQLAQLSRETIARTSWETYGAVIVAGSLDEAIAFSNRIAPEHLELAVANPFEILPRIKNAGAIFLGHFTPEAAGDYLAGPNHTLPTGGTARFFSPLSVDDFVKKSSIVYFSAAGLNRLGRDIVSIAEMEGLEAHGRSVSIRLK; encoded by the coding sequence ATGAGATTCCTCGACATCAGGGATACGAACTTTGACGCGGAATTCGCTGCCATCCTCGCCCGGGGCGAGGAGACCGGCCGCGAGGTGGAGCAGGTGGTTCTCGACATCATCGCCGATGTCCGTGCACGGGGAGACGAGGCGCTCCTGGAGTACACCCGGCGCTTCGACCGGCTTGAGGCCGACTCCGTCGCCGCCCTCCAGGTGACCGAGGACGAGATCGAGTACGCCTTTGCCAAGGTGAAGGACGAGGAGATTGCCGCCCTCAAGCTGGCGGTGGAGCGGGTGGCCCGCTTCCACGAGAAGCAGAAGCAGGAGACCTGGCTCTCCACCACCGAGCCAGACATCCTTCTCGGTCAGATGGTGACGCCCCTGGAGCGGGTCGGGATCTACGTTCCCGGCGGCAAGGCGAGCTACCCTTCCAGTGTCATCATGAATGCAGTTCCGGCCCGAGTGGCCGGCGTCGGCGAGATCGTCATGGTGGCCCCTACCCCCGGCGGCGAGATCAACCCGCACGTTCTGGTGGCGGCGCGGCTTTCCGGTGTTGACCGGATTTTCCGGATGGGAGGCGCCCAGGCGGTGGCGGCCCTGGCCTATGGGACCGCGACGGTGCCCCGGGTGGACAAGATCACCGGCCCGGGGAACATCTACGTGGCCACCGCCAAAAAGCTCGTCTTCGGCCAGGTGGGGATCGACATGATCGCCGGACCCAGCGAGATTCTCGTCATCAACGACGGGAGCGGCACCCCGGCCCACATCGCCGCCGACCTCCTTTCCCAGGCGGAGCACGACGAACTTGCTTCATCCATCCTCATCACCACCGACCGCGGTTTCGGCGAGCAGGTGGCGACGGAGGTGGAGCGGCAACTGGCGCAACTCTCCCGGGAGACCATCGCCCGCACGTCGTGGGAGACCTACGGCGCGGTCATCGTGGCCGGTAGCCTGGACGAGGCCATCGCTTTCTCGAACCGGATCGCCCCGGAGCACCTGGAGCTTGCTGTGGCAAATCCCTTCGAGATACTGCCGCGGATCAAAAACGCCGGTGCTATCTTCCTCGGCCACTTCACCCCCGAGGCGGCCGGCGACTACCTGGCCGGCCCGAACCACACCCTTCCCACCGGCGGTACGGCCCGTTTCTTCTCCCCACTGTCGGTGGACGATTTCGTGAAGAAATCCTCTATCGTCTACTTCAGTGCGGCGGGGTTGAACCGTCTGGGCCGCGACATCGTCAGTATTGCCGAGATGGAGGGGCTGGAGGCCCACGGCAGGTCGGTAAGCATCCGCCTGAAATAA
- the hisG gene encoding ATP phosphoribosyltransferase, with translation MTDYITIAIPKGRILEESVTLFGKIGINCDELLSNTRKLIFENHEQRMRYMIVRATDVPTYVEYGCADLGIVGKDTLMEQEKDLYEPLDLKFGYCRMMVAEPAGLALDDDPSSWTNIRIATKYPNVTEKYFARKGVQVEIIKLYGSIELAPLVGLSERIVDLVSTGETLRQNGLVEVETIAEITTRLIVNRASLKTKHPRITEIIEGLEKHV, from the coding sequence ATGACCGACTACATTACCATCGCCATCCCCAAGGGGCGGATTCTCGAAGAATCAGTAACCCTCTTCGGCAAGATTGGAATCAACTGCGACGAGCTCCTCTCCAACACCCGAAAGCTCATCTTTGAAAACCACGAGCAGCGGATGCGGTACATGATCGTCCGGGCCACTGACGTTCCCACGTATGTGGAGTACGGCTGCGCCGACCTCGGTATCGTCGGCAAGGACACTCTCATGGAGCAGGAAAAGGACCTCTATGAGCCCCTGGACCTCAAGTTCGGCTACTGCCGGATGATGGTGGCCGAGCCGGCAGGACTTGCCCTGGACGACGACCCCTCCAGCTGGACCAACATCCGGATCGCCACCAAGTATCCCAACGTGACCGAGAAGTATTTCGCCCGCAAGGGGGTTCAGGTGGAGATCATCAAGCTCTACGGGTCCATCGAGTTGGCCCCGCTGGTCGGGCTTTCCGAGCGGATCGTGGACCTGGTGTCCACCGGGGAGACCCTGCGCCAGAACGGCCTGGTCGAGGTTGAGACCATCGCCGAGATCACCACGCGTCTCATCGTCAACCGGGCGAGCCTCAAGACCAAGCATCCCCGGATTACCGAGATCATCGAAGGGCTGGAGAAGCACGTATGA
- the murA gene encoding UDP-N-acetylglucosamine 1-carboxyvinyltransferase: MDKLIIKGGKKLIGEVSVSGSKNAALPIFVSTILAPGLNEIRNVPFLRDINTTIKVLESLGAVVEGNGNIVRIDTTHVNNVEATYDLVKTMRASVLVLGPLLARHGRARVSLPGGCAIGARPINLHLKGLAALGADIRLEHGYVEAKAKKLKGARINFDISTVGGTEQLMMAAALAKGETVLENAAREPEIIDLAEILIKMGAKIDGAGTDTIRITGVKELAPVAHDVMPDRIEAGTFMVAAAITGGDIKIRNMKLEHLDALVFKLQDAGVEITNRDNVVRVKGPRRPKAVNIKTRPYPGFPTDMQAQFMALMCVADGASVISENIFENRFMHVSELLRFGADITVEGSTATVKGVKKLSGAPVMATDLRASASLILAGLAADNTTEISRIYHLDRGYESIEKKLAGLGADIQRVKE; the protein is encoded by the coding sequence TTGGACAAGCTGATCATCAAAGGTGGAAAGAAACTGATCGGAGAGGTCTCGGTCAGTGGCTCCAAGAACGCGGCTCTCCCCATTTTCGTTTCCACCATCCTCGCCCCCGGCCTCAACGAGATCCGTAACGTTCCTTTCCTGCGCGATATCAACACAACCATCAAGGTCCTGGAATCCCTGGGTGCCGTGGTGGAAGGAAACGGCAACATCGTCAGGATCGATACGACCCACGTGAACAACGTGGAGGCCACCTATGATCTCGTGAAGACCATGCGGGCGTCGGTCCTGGTATTGGGTCCGCTGCTGGCCCGCCACGGCCGGGCACGGGTTTCCCTTCCCGGCGGTTGCGCCATCGGTGCCCGTCCCATCAACCTCCACCTCAAGGGGCTTGCCGCACTGGGCGCCGACATCCGGCTGGAGCACGGCTACGTGGAGGCCAAGGCGAAAAAGCTCAAGGGTGCCCGCATCAATTTCGACATTTCCACCGTTGGCGGCACTGAGCAGCTGATGATGGCGGCGGCCCTGGCCAAAGGGGAAACGGTTCTGGAGAACGCCGCCCGGGAGCCCGAGATCATCGATCTGGCCGAGATACTGATCAAGATGGGGGCGAAGATTGACGGTGCCGGCACCGACACCATCCGGATCACCGGGGTTAAGGAGTTGGCGCCGGTTGCCCACGACGTCATGCCCGACCGGATCGAAGCGGGCACGTTCATGGTGGCGGCGGCCATCACCGGCGGCGACATCAAGATCCGCAACATGAAGCTGGAGCACCTGGATGCGCTCGTGTTCAAGCTTCAGGATGCCGGCGTGGAGATCACCAATCGCGACAACGTGGTGCGGGTGAAGGGCCCCCGCCGTCCCAAGGCCGTGAACATCAAGACGCGCCCCTATCCGGGCTTTCCCACCGATATGCAGGCCCAGTTCATGGCCCTCATGTGCGTGGCCGACGGAGCGAGTGTCATCAGCGAGAATATTTTCGAGAACCGTTTCATGCACGTCTCGGAGCTGTTGCGCTTCGGTGCCGACATCACGGTCGAGGGGAGCACCGCCACCGTGAAAGGGGTGAAGAAACTGTCGGGCGCGCCGGTCATGGCCACGGATCTCCGGGCCTCGGCGTCGCTCATTCTCGCCGGCCTGGCAGCCGACAATACTACCGAGATCTCACGTATCTACCACCTGGACCGGGGATACGAGTCCATCGAAAAGAAGCTGGCCGGCCTCGGTGCCGATATCCAACGTGTAAAGGAGTGA
- the prmC gene encoding peptide chain release factor N(5)-glutamine methyltransferase → MTEKPEIWTIRKVLDWTRGYLAEKGVENARLETEWLLSAALGLDRVGLYVNFDKPLNPEELAACRGLVARRAKREPLQYILGTQEFCGLDFVVTPSVLIPRHDTEVIVEEALRRAPHAAAVLDIGVGSGCIAVALAKQLPHAQVVGVEQSPGAIALAQRNAERHGARVTLFEGSLFEPLGDQRFDLIVSNPPYIPTADLEALQPEVREYEPRAALDGGSDGLDFYRLIVPAAPEYLNPGGWLMVELGIGQAETVLGMFSRTGFCDCFTAQDPNGIDRVVGGRIG, encoded by the coding sequence ATGACGGAAAAGCCGGAAATCTGGACCATTCGCAAGGTTCTCGACTGGACCAGGGGCTACCTGGCTGAAAAGGGAGTCGAGAATGCTCGCCTGGAAACCGAATGGCTCCTGAGCGCCGCCCTGGGGCTTGATCGGGTGGGGCTCTACGTCAATTTCGACAAACCCCTGAACCCGGAGGAACTGGCCGCCTGCCGCGGACTCGTGGCGCGCCGGGCCAAGCGGGAACCACTTCAGTATATTCTCGGTACCCAGGAGTTCTGCGGTCTCGACTTCGTCGTGACGCCGTCGGTTCTCATCCCCCGGCATGACACCGAGGTGATTGTGGAAGAGGCGCTCCGTCGCGCCCCCCATGCTGCTGCGGTCCTCGATATCGGTGTGGGCAGCGGCTGTATCGCCGTGGCCTTGGCCAAGCAACTTCCCCACGCCCAGGTAGTGGGAGTGGAGCAGTCTCCCGGCGCCATCGCCCTGGCCCAGCGGAACGCGGAACGGCACGGCGCGCGGGTGACCCTCTTCGAGGGTTCCCTGTTCGAACCCTTAGGAGACCAGCGGTTCGACCTGATCGTCTCCAATCCCCCTTATATCCCCACCGCCGACCTGGAGGCGCTTCAGCCGGAGGTTCGGGAGTACGAGCCCCGTGCCGCCCTGGACGGTGGATCCGACGGTCTCGATTTCTATCGGCTTATCGTTCCGGCCGCTCCGGAGTACCTGAATCCCGGCGGCTGGCTCATGGTCGAACTGGGCATCGGTCAGGCGGAGACGGTGCTCGGCATGTTCTCCCGTACCGGTTTCTGCGATTGTTTTACCGCTCAAGACCCCAACGGCATAGACCGGGTGGTCGGCGGAAGGATCGGATAG